Part of the uncultured Anaeromusa sp. genome is shown below.
GTTTGCGGCGGTTGGCATTGGCTGCTTGGCGGCCAACATCATTGTGCCTCTTTGCGCACGACTTTAATTCTAGGACGTACAATTGTTGTTGCGCTTTTTGCGGTAACAGACCGGCTGAGGTATGTGTCTCAGCCGGTTTGTTTTTTTCGCAGTTCCGAAGGGGCGCGGTTCTGGTATTTTTTGAAGACGCGGCTGAAATAATTGCTGTCGTCAAAGCCGACGGCAGCGGCTATCTCGGTAATGCTCAGGCGATCTTCCGTCAAGAGCGTGACGGCCTTGGCCGTACGGAGATAGTTGATGTAGTCCATCGGACGTTTGCCTGTGAGCGTTTTGAAAAGACGGCAGAAATGCTGTTCGCTGAGATTTGCCAACGCAGCTAACTGGCTGAGGCGAATGGTTTCCTGGTAATGGGTGTCGACGTACTCTAGGGCTGTGCGCAGTTGAGCTAGGGAATGCTGGTGGCGCTGCAGTTCCGCAGCCGGCAAAGCCTTCTGCTGGTAGTGGCGCAGCAAATGGACAAGCAGCAAGTAGAGCTGGGCTTTGATGGCTAGTTCCCAGCCTGGTTGCAATTGCTGGTATTCTTCGGTGATGGTCTGGATGTAACGGCTTAAAAGCGGATCCGGCGGCAGCTTATTCTGAAAT
Proteins encoded:
- a CDS encoding AraC family transcriptional regulator, giving the protein MPTIGEYWPGAARPGDITHNTHWTASLYRGFPVKIARSKRTLAGPLFEKHWHEALQILHCEQGEALIHCNGRLNRLGPGDTLIINSQELHYGVTESDQLIYVILKIDLPFLASSQQDLCQLNYLTPLAQGTLLFQNKLPPDPLLSRYIQTITEEYQQLQPGWELAIKAQLYLLLVHLLRHYQQKALPAAELQRHQHSLAQLRTALEYVDTHYQETIRLSQLAALANLSEQHFCRLFKTLTGKRPMDYINYLRTAKAVTLLTEDRLSITEIAAAVGFDDSNYFSRVFKKYQNRAPSELRKKQTG